A DNA window from Sphingopyxis macrogoltabida contains the following coding sequences:
- a CDS encoding type III polyketide synthase, with the protein MNSSPPPVRLNALATAVPDHDIHRPFIDWATPRLADTRLRALFARMAARSGIEHRWSVLPPTPAGGSPVAPGGFYDVPGLPPTSARMAAYAQHAPDLAMQAVGALGDAFDPGRITHLVTASCTGFVAPGIDQILARRLGLSATVERVLIGFMGCYAGITALRTARHIVRSDREAVVLVVSVELSTLHLSLADQPEPLLAMLQFSDGAAAGIVSAAPGGIALGEGASLALTDSEELIRWDIGDKGFEMVLSGEVPGRLREALAAPGAQQLLFGDAGPPPLLAVHAGGRSVLDAVEHALAVHPEALADSRSVLSRFGNMSSATILFVLADMMARGATGQGIAIAFGPGLAAEAIRFAAS; encoded by the coding sequence ATGAACAGCTCCCCGCCGCCCGTCCGGCTGAACGCCCTCGCCACCGCTGTCCCGGATCACGACATCCACCGGCCGTTCATCGACTGGGCGACGCCGCGCCTCGCCGATACGCGCCTGCGCGCGCTCTTCGCGCGGATGGCGGCGCGGTCGGGGATCGAGCATCGCTGGTCGGTGCTGCCGCCGACCCCGGCGGGCGGCTCGCCGGTCGCGCCCGGCGGCTTTTACGACGTTCCCGGCCTGCCGCCGACCTCGGCGCGCATGGCGGCCTATGCGCAGCACGCGCCCGACCTTGCGATGCAGGCGGTCGGCGCGCTGGGCGACGCCTTCGATCCGGGGCGCATCACCCATCTCGTTACCGCAAGCTGCACCGGCTTCGTCGCGCCGGGGATCGACCAGATCCTCGCGCGGCGGCTCGGCCTGTCCGCCACCGTCGAGCGCGTGCTGATCGGCTTCATGGGCTGTTACGCCGGGATCACCGCGCTGCGCACCGCGCGCCATATCGTGCGATCCGACCGCGAGGCGGTCGTGCTCGTCGTCAGCGTCGAACTGTCGACGCTCCACCTCAGCCTCGCCGACCAGCCCGAACCGCTGCTCGCGATGCTGCAATTCAGCGACGGCGCCGCGGCGGGGATCGTATCGGCCGCGCCGGGCGGAATTGCACTCGGCGAGGGAGCCAGCCTTGCGCTGACCGACAGCGAGGAACTCATCCGCTGGGACATCGGCGACAAGGGGTTCGAAATGGTCCTGTCGGGCGAGGTGCCGGGGCGGCTGCGCGAAGCGCTCGCCGCCCCCGGCGCGCAGCAACTGCTGTTCGGCGACGCGGGTCCGCCGCCGCTGCTCGCGGTGCATGCCGGCGGCCGTTCGGTGCTCGACGCGGTCGAACATGCGCTGGCGGTTCACCCCGAAGCGCTCGCCGACAGCCGCTCGGTGCTGTCGCGCTTCGGCAATATGTCGTCGGCGACGATCCTCTTCGTCCTTGCCGACATGATGGCGCGCGGCGCGACGGGGCAGGGGATTGCGATCGCTTTCGGCCCCGGCCTCGCCGCCGAAGCGATCCGTTTCGCCGCGTCATGA
- the chrA gene encoding chromate efflux transporter, with protein MATDQFPESRPSQLGLAALFLKFLRFGALAFGGPVAQIAMIRQALVEEERWIDPARFNRLLAVLQVLPGPEAHELCVHLGMVARGRIGGLLAGLGFMLPGLVLMLLAGWLYTTWVADHAGLSGVLLGVQVAVLAIILRAVVRIGQHIVEDWLLAVIAAACLLATLAGVPFWIPLVAGGLVYAGSHRPMLAAITLAAAVAVAVAARLIAMPGADAAIETGAPVTLAALFVAGLKGGLLTFGGAYTAIPYVRADTVGRGWIGDATFLDGIALAGVLPAPLVIFATFVGYVAGGVGGALAITAGMFLPAFAFSLILFERLEAVVENPALHRILAGVAAAVVGIIAATFFQLGAATDARVPDTLLAVILFALALAAVWRLKGAWVTPAVVAGGAVAGWLLL; from the coding sequence ATGGCCACCGATCAATTTCCCGAATCTCGTCCATCGCAGCTCGGCCTCGCGGCGCTGTTCCTGAAATTCCTCCGCTTCGGCGCTCTCGCTTTCGGCGGGCCGGTCGCACAGATCGCGATGATCCGGCAGGCGCTGGTCGAGGAGGAGCGCTGGATCGACCCGGCGCGCTTCAACCGCTTGCTCGCGGTGCTGCAAGTCCTGCCCGGACCCGAAGCCCATGAACTCTGCGTGCATCTCGGCATGGTGGCGCGGGGCCGGATCGGCGGTCTGCTCGCGGGGCTGGGCTTCATGCTCCCCGGCCTCGTACTGATGCTGCTGGCGGGGTGGCTCTATACGACATGGGTCGCGGACCACGCGGGGCTATCGGGCGTGCTGCTGGGGGTGCAGGTCGCCGTGCTGGCGATCATCCTGCGCGCCGTCGTGCGGATCGGCCAGCATATCGTCGAGGACTGGCTGCTCGCAGTAATCGCAGCCGCCTGCCTGCTCGCGACGCTGGCCGGGGTGCCGTTCTGGATCCCGCTCGTCGCCGGCGGGCTGGTCTATGCCGGCTCGCATCGGCCGATGCTGGCAGCGATAACCCTGGCTGCGGCGGTCGCGGTCGCCGTCGCCGCGCGCCTGATCGCCATGCCCGGCGCAGACGCCGCGATCGAGACGGGAGCGCCGGTGACGCTCGCGGCGCTGTTCGTTGCCGGTCTGAAGGGCGGACTGCTGACCTTCGGCGGCGCCTATACGGCGATTCCCTATGTTCGCGCCGACACGGTGGGGCGCGGCTGGATCGGCGATGCGACCTTTCTCGACGGGATCGCGCTGGCCGGTGTGCTGCCGGCGCCGCTCGTCATCTTCGCGACCTTCGTCGGTTATGTGGCCGGCGGGGTCGGCGGCGCGCTCGCGATCACCGCGGGGATGTTCCTGCCCGCCTTCGCCTTTTCGCTGATCCTGTTCGAGCGGCTGGAGGCGGTGGTCGAAAATCCGGCCCTCCACCGGATATTGGCGGGCGTCGCGGCGGCGGTCGTCGGGATCATCGCCGCGACCTTCTTCCAGCTCGGCGCGGCGACCGACGCACGCGTCCCCGACACGCTCCTTGCCGTGATACTCTTCGCTCTGGCGCTGGCGGCGGTCTGGCGTTTGAAAGGCGCGTGGGTCACCCCGGCGGTCGTCGCGGGCGGGGCCGTTGCGGGCTGGCTGCTCCTGTAG
- a CDS encoding DUF4402 domain-containing protein gives MRLFLCLALFALPSAATAQCLLCAPDATKGTASTRQAETPLRIDVETQLDMGRVAVGAMGGTIEVDPVSGARRLGGDVVDLGGFSLTGTVTVRGAPGAEVRVILPATIELEGGNGRRARVTGLATDLAAAPRLGPDGRLQFRFGGRLQIAALDDGDYRGRIPVTVEYQ, from the coding sequence ATGCGCCTTTTCCTTTGCCTGGCCCTGTTCGCCCTGCCGTCCGCGGCGACGGCGCAGTGCCTGCTCTGCGCCCCCGACGCGACGAAGGGCACGGCATCGACTCGCCAGGCCGAAACGCCGCTGCGCATCGATGTCGAAACCCAGCTCGACATGGGCCGCGTCGCGGTCGGGGCGATGGGCGGTACGATCGAGGTCGATCCGGTATCGGGCGCGCGCCGCCTCGGCGGCGATGTCGTCGACCTCGGCGGCTTTTCGCTGACCGGCACCGTCACGGTGCGCGGCGCGCCGGGGGCAGAAGTGCGCGTCATCCTGCCCGCGACGATCGAGCTCGAAGGGGGCAATGGCCGCCGCGCCCGCGTCACCGGGCTCGCCACCGACCTTGCGGCGGCGCCGCGGCTCGGTCCCGACGGGCGCCTGCAATTCCGTTTCGGCGGCCGGCTGCAGATCGCCGCGCTCGACGACGGCGACTATCGCGGGCGGATTCCGGTGACGGTCGAATATCAATAG